From a region of the Aeoliella mucimassa genome:
- a CDS encoding TadE/TadG family type IV pilus assembly protein, producing MIRRKNRNSKKRRGVAATEFAVCLPIIMLIMLGMIETCSMIFLKQSLAIAAYEGSHTAVKPGATTAEVAATCQGILNDRNISGATIQVLPKDIEKLNVGEYMTIQVTAPSSQNAVVPVKFFRGSTIQASAVMMKEI from the coding sequence ATGATCCGTCGCAAGAACCGAAACTCCAAGAAACGTCGCGGTGTTGCCGCGACGGAGTTCGCCGTATGTCTGCCGATTATCATGCTGATCATGCTCGGCATGATCGAGACCTGTAGCATGATTTTCCTGAAGCAGTCGCTGGCGATCGCTGCCTATGAAGGCTCGCACACGGCAGTGAAGCCGGGGGCTACCACGGCCGAAGTCGCCGCGACCTGCCAAGGCATCCTTAACGACCGAAACATCAGCGGCGCAACGATTCAGGTGTTGCCGAAAGACATCGAAAAGTTGAATGTCGGCGAGTACATGACCATTCAGGTCACGGCTCCATCGAGCCAAAACGCGGTTGTCCCAGTGAAATTCTTCCGAGGTAGCACCATCCAGGCATCGGCCGTGATGATGAAGGAGATTTGA
- a CDS encoding retropepsin-like aspartic protease, whose protein sequence is MLRSLASKSLLSLAMLAAMAASHADEQSATATLEAAGFSVSGSKLVTESERELSNQLRATSKLRKDLLDATRELAGVQAKVDEFKAQLNGLTRQRVQLATQLANVRQGDVATNNKIVGAIQALDGQLELLKGKQPQADEAIAKARGGWNKAREAYLSEVLELRTLADNATAIYDEAAENKELQAAVEELNKSTGKEFSLEAPRTLASSIRKLEKIEDDVLTESITLRRQGNTLFANVVVNGKYEKEMVVDSGASILSLPAKVAQELGIEPTADDPPVQLMMADGRTIEGRLVTIDEVRVGQFTVQNVEAAVLGPDAVGAEPLLGMSFLGNFKFELDAKAGTLNMVNIEGANPADEKPARGRNR, encoded by the coding sequence ATGTTGCGATCGCTAGCGTCGAAATCACTGCTTTCCCTCGCCATGCTGGCAGCCATGGCGGCAAGCCATGCCGACGAGCAATCGGCCACCGCTACGTTGGAAGCGGCCGGCTTCTCCGTGAGCGGGTCGAAGCTTGTGACCGAGAGCGAGCGGGAACTCAGCAACCAACTCCGCGCGACCAGCAAGCTCCGCAAGGACCTGCTCGACGCCACCCGCGAACTCGCAGGCGTGCAGGCGAAGGTCGATGAGTTCAAGGCTCAGCTCAACGGTCTGACCCGCCAGCGGGTACAGCTCGCAACACAGCTTGCCAACGTCCGGCAAGGCGATGTCGCGACCAATAACAAGATTGTCGGAGCCATCCAGGCCCTCGACGGGCAGCTCGAACTGCTCAAAGGCAAGCAACCTCAAGCCGACGAGGCGATTGCCAAAGCCCGCGGCGGCTGGAACAAAGCTCGCGAAGCCTACCTGAGCGAAGTGCTGGAACTCCGCACCTTGGCCGACAACGCAACTGCCATCTACGACGAAGCCGCCGAAAACAAAGAGCTGCAAGCTGCCGTGGAGGAGCTGAACAAGTCGACCGGCAAAGAGTTTTCGCTCGAAGCCCCGCGCACCCTGGCGAGCTCCATTCGCAAGCTCGAAAAGATCGAAGACGACGTGCTGACCGAATCGATCACGTTGCGGCGGCAAGGCAACACGCTGTTTGCGAACGTGGTGGTGAATGGCAAGTACGAAAAGGAAATGGTGGTTGACTCTGGGGCGAGCATCCTCAGCCTGCCCGCCAAGGTCGCGCAGGAACTCGGCATCGAGCCCACCGCCGACGATCCTCCCGTGCAACTCATGATGGCCGACGGTCGCACGATCGAAGGTCGCCTGGTCACGATCGACGAAGTCCGCGTAGGGCAGTTCACCGTGCAGAACGTCGAAGCCGCCGTGCTCGGCCCCGACGCAGTCGGTGCCGAACCGCTGCTTGGCATGAGCTTCCTGGGTAATTTCAAGTTCGAGCTCGACGCCAAAGCGGGCACACTGAACATGGTAAACATCGAAGGGGCGAACCCTGCCGACGAGAAGCCAGCCCGCGGGCGTAATCGATAA
- a CDS encoding DUF1214 domain-containing protein, whose protein sequence is MLLFRAIALTTICLFSVSTNAGEPVNVMNYIRAESDMQFKGYAKTNGGIGKLVHMREPYSVEHQITIRGNRDTLYSSAVFDLTSPVTIVKPASPDRFQSLLVINQDHFNPVLKHGAGTVKLTLDSVGTRYAMVLFRTFVDPDDPADVKKAHALQDAIEVKQAASGKLDLPDWDEASLVETRQQLNQLASKVPTFTNAFGKKGQVNPTEHLLGSAFGWGGNPERGAMYFSFAVEQNDGKTPYTLTMPQDVPVDAFWSVTIYNKEGFFEPNDRGLYSYNSITAERNKDGSVTIHFGGDPQQSNYLPITDGWNYIVRCYLPSWKMLEGDWTPPKAEKTK, encoded by the coding sequence ATGTTACTATTTCGAGCGATTGCGCTGACAACGATCTGTCTCTTTTCGGTATCCACCAATGCAGGTGAGCCGGTAAACGTGATGAATTACATTCGCGCCGAGAGCGATATGCAATTCAAAGGGTACGCCAAGACCAACGGAGGTATCGGCAAGCTGGTGCACATGCGCGAGCCTTACTCGGTGGAACATCAAATTACGATTCGTGGCAATCGCGACACACTTTATTCGTCGGCGGTGTTCGACCTAACTTCGCCGGTGACGATCGTCAAACCAGCTTCGCCCGATCGCTTCCAATCATTGTTGGTGATCAACCAGGATCACTTTAATCCGGTACTCAAGCATGGCGCCGGCACCGTGAAACTTACCCTCGATAGCGTAGGTACTCGCTATGCGATGGTGCTGTTCCGCACGTTTGTCGACCCCGACGATCCTGCTGATGTGAAGAAAGCCCACGCATTGCAAGATGCCATTGAGGTGAAACAAGCTGCGTCTGGCAAGCTCGATCTGCCCGACTGGGACGAAGCGTCGCTGGTCGAGACCCGCCAGCAACTCAATCAACTCGCCAGCAAGGTCCCTACGTTTACGAACGCCTTTGGGAAGAAGGGGCAAGTGAATCCGACCGAACACCTGCTCGGCAGCGCGTTTGGCTGGGGTGGCAATCCGGAGCGGGGGGCCATGTACTTCAGCTTCGCTGTGGAGCAGAACGATGGCAAAACGCCCTACACGCTAACCATGCCCCAAGATGTTCCCGTCGATGCCTTCTGGTCGGTTACCATCTACAACAAAGAGGGGTTCTTCGAACCAAACGACCGCGGGCTCTACTCGTACAACAGCATAACCGCCGAGCGGAACAAAGATGGAAGCGTCACCATCCACTTCGGCGGCGATCCCCAGCAATCCAATTATCTGCCAATCACCGATGGGTGGAATTACATCGTGCGATGCTATTTGCCAAGCTGGAAAATGCTGGAAGGCGACTGGACCCCACCAAAAGCCGAAAAGACCAAGTAG
- a CDS encoding YdeI/OmpD-associated family protein: MHPDVHQFLRNEKRWPDELAALREIALECKLSETFKWRAPCYTYESKNIVILGSFKESCVISFFKGALLKDPKGVLEKPGENSRSAMVVRFTSIAQVKKLRTTLKTYIREAIENEKAGLKIDPQSAPELPVPKELEQQLSKSPKLAQAFAALTPGRQRAYLMHISSAKQSTTRLARIEKVRPRILDGKGLNDCTCGLSRKMPGCDGSHKSLKQ, from the coding sequence ATGCATCCCGACGTTCACCAATTTCTTCGCAACGAGAAACGCTGGCCCGACGAGCTTGCCGCGCTCCGCGAAATTGCCCTCGAGTGCAAGCTGTCCGAAACGTTCAAATGGCGGGCCCCTTGTTATACCTATGAATCAAAGAACATCGTGATCCTTGGTTCGTTCAAAGAGAGCTGTGTTATCAGTTTCTTTAAGGGGGCATTGCTGAAGGATCCCAAAGGGGTGCTCGAAAAGCCGGGTGAGAACTCCCGCTCGGCGATGGTGGTTCGCTTTACGAGCATCGCGCAAGTGAAGAAACTTCGTACGACGCTCAAAACCTATATCCGCGAGGCCATCGAAAACGAAAAAGCGGGGCTCAAGATCGACCCGCAAAGCGCTCCCGAATTGCCAGTGCCCAAAGAACTCGAGCAGCAACTCAGCAAATCGCCGAAGCTGGCCCAGGCGTTCGCGGCCCTTACGCCCGGGCGTCAGCGGGCGTATCTGATGCATATCTCATCCGCCAAGCAATCCACCACTCGTCTGGCCCGCATCGAAAAGGTCCGCCCTCGCATTCTCGATGGCAAAGGGCTAAACGACTGCACTTGCGGACTCTCGAGGAAGATGCCGGGTTGCGATGGTTCGCATAAATCGCTGAAGCAGTAA
- a CDS encoding sulfatase family protein translates to MYIQAIVLRISIALLVCLSLCPALVRAEQPMNIVLLFADDWRHDTLGVAGNPVVQTPHLDQLANRSVRFTQNCVTTSICGVSRATLLTGQWMSAHGCRGFTMFETDWEDTFVSVLRSHGYHVGHVGKWHNGRFPKEQYDFGTAYHGKHWYNVDGERMHVTARNDRDALKFLNDRPRDKPFCLVTSFFAPHAEDNSPEQYLPQPWSESLYEGVTIPRAENATEESWERLPPFFNEQNEGRARWRKRFDESAKYQRMMTNYYRLVSEVDSVCGKILAELDRQGIRDNTLVIFTADNGYYHAEHGLADKWYPHQESIRVPLMIDDPRLPESRQGTTDEHLTLNVDLAPTILAAAGLPIPATMQGTDIAPLYLDASPPEWRTDYYYEHPTIRDTSFIPTSEALVTPQYKYMVWPEHKYEQLFDLKDDPQEEHDLASDPEQQQRLTEMRQRFAELKAKAQKAP, encoded by the coding sequence ATGTATATTCAGGCGATTGTACTGCGTATTTCGATTGCTCTGCTCGTTTGTCTCTCGCTCTGCCCTGCCCTTGTGCGGGCTGAGCAACCGATGAACATCGTGTTGCTCTTCGCCGACGACTGGCGACACGACACGCTCGGCGTGGCCGGAAATCCCGTGGTCCAAACTCCTCACCTCGACCAACTCGCGAACCGAAGCGTGCGCTTCACTCAGAACTGCGTGACTACCAGCATCTGCGGAGTCAGCCGGGCAACGCTACTCACAGGGCAGTGGATGTCGGCCCACGGTTGCCGAGGCTTTACCATGTTCGAAACAGACTGGGAAGATACCTTTGTGTCGGTGCTGCGATCGCATGGCTACCACGTGGGACACGTTGGCAAATGGCACAACGGACGCTTTCCCAAAGAGCAGTACGACTTCGGCACCGCCTACCATGGCAAGCACTGGTACAACGTCGATGGCGAGCGCATGCACGTGACCGCCCGCAACGACCGCGACGCCCTCAAGTTCCTCAACGATCGCCCTCGCGACAAACCGTTTTGTTTAGTTACATCGTTCTTCGCTCCGCATGCTGAGGACAACAGTCCCGAGCAATACCTTCCGCAGCCATGGAGCGAGTCGCTCTACGAGGGAGTCACCATCCCGCGGGCGGAGAATGCAACGGAGGAATCTTGGGAGCGGTTACCGCCGTTTTTTAACGAGCAGAACGAAGGCCGCGCCCGCTGGCGGAAGCGTTTCGACGAGTCCGCAAAGTACCAGCGGATGATGACGAACTATTACCGGCTGGTTTCCGAGGTCGATTCGGTGTGTGGCAAGATCCTCGCCGAACTCGACCGCCAAGGGATTCGTGACAACACGCTGGTGATCTTCACCGCCGACAATGGATACTACCACGCCGAGCATGGGTTGGCCGACAAATGGTACCCGCATCAAGAAAGCATCCGCGTGCCGCTGATGATCGACGACCCTCGCCTTCCCGAATCGCGGCAAGGTACCACCGACGAACACCTGACGCTCAATGTCGACCTGGCCCCCACCATCCTGGCGGCCGCTGGTTTGCCGATTCCTGCTACGATGCAAGGTACCGACATCGCCCCGCTTTACCTCGACGCGTCGCCGCCGGAGTGGCGGACCGACTATTACTACGAGCATCCAACGATTCGCGATACGAGCTTCATTCCCACGTCCGAAGCGCTGGTGACTCCGCAGTACAAGTACATGGTTTGGCCCGAACACAAGTACGAACAATTGTTCGACTTGAAAGACGATCCGCAGGAAGAACATGACCTCGCCAGCGATCCCGAGCAACAGCAGCGACTCACCGAGATGCGGCAGCGGTTCGCGGAACTCAAAGCCAAGGCGCAGAAAGCTCCCTAG
- a CDS encoding cation:dicarboxylate symporter family transporter codes for MQRLSLTTYILIGLFLGIFTGVLIGERAEVLNPIGNGFIRLLQLPVLPYFIVALPLGFGRLSYEEAKLTGARLALFSVLLWGLAIALVMLLPLTFPELESASFFSHSMVEPAQKVDFVELYIPANPFSSLSEAVIPGVVVFGVALGIALIGVPNKQQLLTVLDSLADALGRITGFVVKLTPIGVYALAASAAGTMTLEDLSRLQVYLIAYTVGALMLSFWLVPMLVSSLTPFSYHDVLRATRVPLVTGFTTGNLLVVLAMLAENCKQLFQEQEERSRRHAESVVDVALPIAFTFPNLGVVLLLLFIPFAGWFTGAPVSLADYPKLSVLGFFSFFGSVEIGLPFVLQQLRIPTDMFRLHVVTLVYIGRLATMLAVMHLAAVALLSAAGNAGWLNVRPRKLMTYATTSALLLLVSIGSARMLLQNTVDQTYSKDQVLTGMRATSNSPNSGVHREPPEPIENEQQATPLELIRQRGELRVGYDPDGLPFSFFNDRDELVGFDIEMTEALADELGVEAVYYPYDKLAMVEGLNGNRRYDMLVGGLFATTRRVEAMRFSDPYLDLHLSLIVPDYRKQEFTSLHQLRSDRHLRIGVLERPYFGARIQQIAPDAEIVLLDSPRPFFEGEQKLDALVMSAEAGSAWTLLYPDYTVVVPSDAELTVSVGYPMPLQGTHLENVVSHWIDLKQKDGTIDGLYAHWIEGKSAEDRGPRWNVMTNVLGYGTQPESDTTLTTRKITNPAVSTAR; via the coding sequence ATGCAGCGACTAAGCCTGACCACTTACATTCTTATTGGCCTGTTTCTTGGTATCTTCACCGGCGTGCTGATCGGCGAGCGTGCTGAGGTGCTCAATCCCATCGGCAACGGATTTATCCGCTTGCTACAATTGCCAGTGCTGCCCTACTTCATCGTCGCACTCCCCCTAGGTTTTGGGCGGCTGAGCTACGAAGAGGCAAAGCTCACCGGCGCCCGTCTGGCGCTGTTTTCTGTATTGCTGTGGGGGCTCGCGATCGCGCTGGTGATGCTCTTGCCGCTCACGTTTCCCGAGCTCGAATCGGCTAGCTTCTTCAGCCACTCGATGGTCGAACCGGCTCAGAAAGTCGACTTCGTCGAACTCTACATTCCCGCCAACCCGTTCAGCAGTTTGAGCGAAGCGGTAATCCCAGGCGTCGTCGTCTTCGGGGTGGCTCTCGGCATCGCCCTGATCGGTGTCCCAAACAAGCAGCAGCTTCTCACGGTACTCGATAGCCTGGCCGACGCGTTGGGACGCATCACCGGATTCGTGGTCAAGCTCACCCCGATCGGTGTGTACGCCCTGGCCGCGAGTGCCGCTGGTACGATGACACTCGAAGACCTCAGCCGCCTGCAGGTCTACCTGATTGCTTACACCGTGGGAGCATTGATGCTGTCGTTCTGGCTCGTGCCGATGCTCGTATCGTCGCTCACTCCGTTCAGCTATCACGATGTGCTCCGCGCCACGCGGGTGCCGCTGGTCACGGGGTTCACCACTGGCAACCTGCTGGTGGTGCTGGCCATGCTCGCCGAAAACTGCAAGCAACTCTTTCAAGAACAAGAAGAACGCAGCCGCCGCCATGCCGAGTCGGTGGTCGACGTCGCGCTGCCGATTGCCTTTACGTTTCCGAACCTCGGGGTGGTACTGTTGCTGCTCTTTATTCCCTTTGCAGGCTGGTTCACTGGTGCGCCGGTCTCGCTGGCCGACTATCCGAAGCTCAGCGTGCTCGGCTTTTTCAGCTTCTTTGGCAGCGTCGAAATTGGTTTGCCCTTCGTGTTGCAGCAACTGCGGATCCCGACCGACATGTTCCGTCTGCACGTGGTAACGCTGGTCTATATCGGCCGCCTCGCCACGATGCTGGCAGTCATGCACCTGGCAGCGGTCGCGCTGTTGAGCGCGGCAGGCAACGCCGGGTGGCTGAATGTTCGCCCCCGCAAACTCATGACGTACGCTACCACGTCGGCTTTGCTGCTGCTGGTGAGCATCGGCTCCGCTCGGATGCTGCTGCAGAACACCGTGGATCAAACCTATTCGAAAGACCAAGTGCTTACCGGAATGCGGGCGACGAGCAACTCGCCAAACAGCGGAGTACATCGCGAACCGCCCGAACCGATTGAGAACGAGCAGCAAGCCACTCCGCTTGAGTTGATCCGTCAGCGCGGCGAGCTTCGCGTTGGCTACGACCCTGACGGACTGCCGTTTAGTTTCTTTAACGACCGCGACGAGCTGGTCGGTTTCGACATCGAAATGACCGAAGCCCTGGCCGACGAACTCGGCGTCGAGGCCGTGTACTATCCCTACGACAAACTGGCCATGGTCGAAGGTCTCAACGGCAACCGTCGCTACGACATGCTCGTCGGCGGGCTGTTCGCGACGACTCGCCGGGTGGAAGCCATGCGTTTCAGCGATCCGTATCTCGACCTGCACCTGTCGCTCATCGTGCCCGACTATCGCAAGCAGGAATTCACCAGTCTGCACCAACTTCGCAGCGATCGCCATCTTCGTATCGGCGTGCTCGAACGCCCGTACTTCGGTGCTCGCATTCAACAAATCGCTCCCGACGCAGAGATTGTGCTGCTCGACTCGCCGCGGCCGTTCTTCGAAGGCGAACAGAAACTCGATGCCCTGGTGATGAGCGCCGAAGCTGGCAGCGCCTGGACCCTGCTCTACCCCGACTACACGGTGGTCGTGCCGAGCGATGCCGAGTTGACCGTGAGCGTTGGCTATCCAATGCCGCTGCAGGGAACCCATTTGGAGAACGTCGTGAGTCACTGGATCGACCTGAAGCAAAAGGATGGCACGATCGACGGACTCTACGCCCATTGGATCGAAGGCAAGTCGGCCGAAGATAGAGGCCCTCGCTGGAACGTGATGACCAACGTGCTCGGCTACGGAACCCAGCCCGAAAGCGACACGACTCTCACCACCCGCAAGATTACGAACCCAGCCGTGTCGACCGCCCGCTAA
- the ppnP gene encoding pyrimidine/purine nucleoside phosphorylase has protein sequence MSQFNDVSITREANIYFDGKVTSRTIHFPDGTKKTLGIMMPGDYEFNTEAKELMEILSGDLEIQLVGEEWKKIAPGGSFEVPANSSFKLKIVEVTDYCCSYLA, from the coding sequence ATGTCGCAATTCAACGATGTGTCCATTACCAGAGAAGCAAACATCTACTTTGACGGAAAAGTTACGAGCAGAACCATCCATTTTCCCGATGGGACGAAGAAGACCCTGGGGATCATGATGCCAGGAGACTATGAGTTCAACACGGAGGCAAAAGAACTGATGGAAATTCTCTCTGGCGATCTCGAGATTCAACTTGTCGGTGAGGAGTGGAAGAAGATCGCACCTGGCGGATCCTTTGAAGTTCCGGCCAATTCAAGCTTCAAATTGAAGATCGTCGAAGTCACCGACTATTGTTGTAGCTATCTGGCCTAG
- the rimI gene encoding ribosomal protein S18-alanine N-acetyltransferase, which translates to MQVQGKEKLRVHIRWMIRRDMGEVLQIEKGSFEFPWFEEDFVRCLRQRNCIGMVAEHGERVVGFMIYELHKTRLHVLNFAVAPEYRRLGIGQQMIEKLVSKLSSQRRTRISLEVRETNLSAQLFFKQNGFLATAVLRDFYDDSTEDAYVMQYRIMNETEEYESSNRIHRLAG; encoded by the coding sequence ATGCAAGTTCAGGGCAAAGAGAAGCTGCGGGTTCATATACGTTGGATGATCCGCCGCGATATGGGCGAAGTGCTACAAATCGAGAAGGGAAGTTTTGAGTTTCCTTGGTTCGAGGAGGACTTCGTTCGCTGCCTACGCCAACGAAATTGTATCGGCATGGTTGCCGAACATGGCGAACGGGTTGTCGGCTTCATGATTTACGAGCTGCACAAGACTCGGTTACACGTGCTCAATTTTGCCGTGGCTCCCGAGTATCGCCGATTGGGCATTGGTCAGCAAATGATCGAGAAGCTAGTCAGCAAACTCTCCAGTCAGCGCCGCACCCGGATCTCGCTGGAAGTTCGCGAAACCAACTTGTCCGCACAATTGTTCTTCAAGCAAAACGGTTTTCTTGCGACTGCCGTGCTGCGAGATTTTTACGACGATTCCACGGAAGACGCCTACGTTATGCAGTACCGCATCATGAACGAGACGGAGGAGTACGAATCCTCCAACCGCATTCATCGTTTGGCAGGCTGA
- the ppdK gene encoding pyruvate, phosphate dikinase: MAKKKKSSSSKSKMVYYFGKTRTDGDGSMKQLLGGKGANLAEMTSIGLPVPPGFTITTECCGQYYKEKQKLPTGLMDEVNAAVAILEKENGKKFGDTNNPLLVSVRSGAALSMPGMMNTILNLGLNDESVVGLANDTGNERFAYDAYRRLINMYGDVVMEVHHEYFEEAFSKIKKKYGVDLDTEVPTKGLIELVAEYKKVYKKHTKQEFPQDPIKQLELAIEAVFKSWNSDKAISYRRIEGITGLVGTGVNVQSMVFGNMGEDSGTGVAFTRNPSTGENKFYGEFLVNAQGEDVVAGIRTPQPVAEMPKWKCDADKTIGKKVHAELMAIKTKLEKHYKDVQDIEFTIERGKLYMLQTRTGKRTGAAAVRIACEMVKEKLITEKTAVLRIPPNDLTQLLLPSFDPAAKKKEKPLTIGLPASPGAAFGMLAFTADEAVERAHNGEKVLLVRKETSPEDVDGMHSAAGILTSTGGMTSHAAVVARGWGKCCVAGAGAIEIDEKGRKIKVGGKTYTHKDVLSIDGSTGEVYGGELATVEPKLSGDFETVMKLSDKYRKLGIRTNADSPADSKRARDFGAEGIGLCRTEHMFFEPERIIHMREMILAEEKEAREAALKKLLPYQRKDFEGIFKAMKGLPVTIRLLDPPLHEFLPHDAKSQAEVSKATGITTAKIKNRVAQLHEANPMLGHRGCRLSVTYPEILVMQVTAITEATISCLKKKIDAQPEIMIPLVGTVNELSMLRKIAEETIEDVKAKKKFDGKLPILIGTMIEIPRAALTADEVATEADFFSFGTNDLTQMTFGYSRDDINSFLPDYLGEEILEKDPFQSLDTTGVGQLVSIAVEKGRATNGKLKLGICGEHGGDPASIAFCHKVGLNYVSCSPFRVPIARLAAAQAALKDA, translated from the coding sequence ATGGCCAAGAAGAAGAAATCTTCCAGCTCCAAGTCGAAGATGGTGTACTACTTCGGCAAGACCCGTACCGACGGCGACGGATCGATGAAGCAACTGCTCGGCGGCAAAGGTGCCAACCTGGCCGAGATGACCTCGATCGGCCTGCCAGTGCCTCCAGGTTTCACCATCACCACCGAGTGCTGCGGCCAGTACTACAAAGAGAAGCAAAAGCTTCCGACCGGCCTGATGGACGAAGTGAACGCCGCAGTAGCCATCCTGGAAAAGGAAAACGGCAAGAAGTTCGGCGACACCAACAATCCTCTCTTGGTGAGCGTACGCTCGGGTGCTGCTCTGTCGATGCCCGGCATGATGAACACCATCCTCAACCTGGGCCTCAACGACGAGTCGGTGGTTGGCCTGGCCAACGACACTGGCAACGAGCGTTTTGCTTACGACGCTTATCGTCGCTTGATCAACATGTACGGCGACGTGGTCATGGAAGTGCACCACGAGTACTTCGAAGAAGCCTTCAGCAAAATCAAGAAGAAGTACGGCGTCGACCTCGACACCGAAGTTCCGACCAAGGGCTTGATCGAACTCGTAGCCGAGTACAAGAAGGTCTACAAGAAGCACACCAAGCAAGAATTCCCTCAAGACCCCATCAAGCAGCTCGAGCTGGCTATCGAAGCGGTGTTCAAGAGCTGGAACAGCGACAAGGCCATCTCGTACCGCCGCATTGAAGGTATCACCGGCCTGGTCGGTACCGGCGTTAACGTGCAGAGCATGGTGTTCGGTAACATGGGCGAAGACTCCGGCACCGGTGTCGCCTTTACCCGCAACCCCTCGACCGGCGAGAACAAGTTCTACGGCGAGTTCCTGGTGAACGCCCAGGGCGAAGACGTGGTCGCTGGTATCCGCACCCCGCAACCTGTGGCCGAAATGCCGAAGTGGAAGTGCGACGCCGACAAGACGATCGGCAAGAAGGTGCACGCCGAGCTGATGGCCATCAAGACCAAGCTCGAGAAGCACTACAAGGACGTGCAAGACATCGAGTTCACCATCGAGCGTGGCAAGCTGTACATGCTGCAAACTCGTACTGGTAAGCGGACCGGTGCTGCTGCAGTGCGGATCGCTTGCGAGATGGTCAAGGAAAAGCTGATCACCGAGAAGACCGCCGTGCTGCGGATTCCGCCAAACGACCTCACTCAGCTGCTGCTGCCGTCGTTCGATCCGGCTGCCAAGAAGAAGGAAAAGCCGCTGACGATCGGCCTGCCCGCTTCGCCGGGTGCCGCGTTCGGCATGCTAGCATTCACTGCCGACGAAGCGGTGGAGCGTGCCCACAACGGCGAAAAGGTGCTGCTGGTTCGTAAGGAAACCTCGCCTGAAGACGTCGACGGCATGCACTCGGCCGCTGGTATTCTGACCAGCACCGGTGGTATGACCAGCCACGCTGCGGTGGTTGCCCGTGGTTGGGGCAAGTGCTGCGTCGCTGGTGCAGGTGCTATTGAAATCGACGAAAAGGGTCGCAAGATCAAAGTCGGTGGCAAGACCTACACCCACAAGGACGTGCTGTCGATCGATGGCTCGACCGGCGAAGTCTACGGCGGCGAACTCGCTACCGTCGAGCCCAAACTGTCGGGCGACTTCGAAACCGTGATGAAGCTGTCGGACAAGTACCGCAAGCTTGGTATTCGCACGAATGCCGACTCGCCGGCCGATAGCAAGCGTGCTCGCGACTTCGGTGCCGAAGGCATCGGCTTGTGCCGTACCGAGCACATGTTCTTCGAGCCTGAGCGCATTATCCACATGCGTGAGATGATTCTGGCCGAAGAGAAGGAAGCTCGCGAAGCGGCTCTCAAGAAGTTGCTGCCTTACCAGCGGAAAGACTTCGAAGGCATCTTCAAGGCCATGAAGGGTCTGCCAGTGACAATTCGTCTGCTGGATCCCCCGCTGCACGAGTTCTTGCCGCACGACGCCAAGAGCCAAGCCGAAGTGAGCAAGGCCACCGGCATCACCACTGCCAAGATCAAGAACCGCGTGGCTCAGCTGCACGAAGCCAACCCGATGCTTGGTCACCGTGGTTGCCGCTTGAGCGTGACCTATCCCGAGATTCTCGTGATGCAGGTTACCGCCATCACCGAAGCGACGATCAGCTGCTTGAAGAAGAAGATCGACGCCCAGCCCGAAATCATGATTCCGCTGGTCGGAACCGTGAACGAGCTGTCGATGCTGCGTAAGATCGCCGAGGAAACCATCGAAGACGTGAAGGCCAAGAAGAAGTTCGATGGCAAGCTGCCGATCCTGATTGGCACCATGATCGAGATTCCTCGTGCTGCTCTGACCGCCGACGAAGTGGCCACCGAGGCCGACTTCTTCAGCTTCGGCACGAACGACCTGACTCAGATGACGTTCGGTTACAGCCGCGACGACATCAACTCGTTCCTGCCCGACTACCTGGGCGAAGAGATTCTCGAGAAGGACCCGTTCCAATCGCTCGACACCACCGGCGTGGGCCAACTGGTCTCGATCGCTGTCGAAAAGGGTCGTGCGACCAACGGCAAGCTCAAGCTCGGCATCTGCGGCGAGCATGGTGGCGATCCTGCCAGCATCGCGTTCTGCCACAAGGTTGGCCTGAACTACGTGAGCTGCAGCCCGTTCCGGGTGCCAATCGCCCGCTTGGCTGCTGCCCAAGCTGCCCTGAAGGACGCCTAA